The Zingiber officinale cultivar Zhangliang chromosome 2A, Zo_v1.1, whole genome shotgun sequence genomic sequence TCTTCAATATCAGTCTCCTTTGCTGCAGCATTTTCTTCAGTGTGTTTCTTCTCAACAACCTCCTTTTCAACACTTTCATCTTCATTTCCCTTATCTCCATAATCTGGAACAACTTCTTTTGAATCTTCATGCTCCATCGCTTTTGCTACAACATTTTCTTCAGCGTGATTCTTCTCTTCACCCTCCTCCTTTTCGttacttttatcttcctctcccTTGTCTCCAGAATCTGACACCACATTCTCATGCTCCAGTGGAACAGATCCTTTCAATATTGTGGTTTCTTCACTTATATCTGTAGTTTCCTTGTTTTGTGAATCGAAGGCTCCACAAGTTTTATCTTCAGGCAGAGGGGTAGAACCATTTTCCATCACAGTTTCCGCTGCATCGGAGGATGGTTTACATTCTTCCATCCCAAATGGTACAAATTCTAGAACCGTAGCTCACAGCCAGTCC encodes the following:
- the LOC122043706 gene encoding dentin matrix acidic phosphoprotein 1-like — encoded protein: MEECKPSSDAAETVMENGSTPLPEDKTCGAFDSQNKETTDISEETTILKGSVPLEHENVVSDSGDKGEEDKSNEKEEGEEKNHAEENVVAKAMEHEDSKEVVPDYGDKGNEDESVEKEVVEKKHTEENAAAKETDIEESKEVKKIEASNSMEKENKIEESNEETKIEETIIVSEENDTGETKEDKETKDTNTSAEDVKMADEGGNEAMEAESTGEER